TCTGGGTACAAAACCACCCAAAGATTGCAACTTCGTGTATATACAGCTCGAAAGTTTCGTTATGTTCCTAAAATGTCTCCCTTTTCTTCTTGGTTTGTGAAGGGATTGCAAAGGAGCTGGACGAGGACGGCAAAGGGATCGAGGCGACTGTGGCTAACACAAGCTTCCTCGGCATGAACGCCCTTCACGCACTGGGTTGGCTCGGCAAGGTGCCGGCCTACCGGTATCTGGTAGAGGAGGTCAAAATGGACGTCAACAAGGCCGACACTGCTCAGGGTAATAATCTACTCCAGTTCGCTTGCATCTTGAAAACATGTTCTTGGATATGCTTTGCTTGGCTCGACGATTTGTTCTTCCATCTTCAACTGTGTGTGCTTGTTGTTAGGATTCACACCCCTGGAGCATGCCGTCTACCATGGTCGCCTGCCTGCCACCAGATACCTCCTTGATCATGGCGCTGATGTGCATCAAATTCGCTCTACGGGAAATGTCTCTCTTCTTCACTCAGCTGCAGTAAAAGGTATCAACATAGCTTGGCCTCTGATATGCCCTTAGGATTATCCTTTTTCCTGTCTTAGTTAGTTGTCTGCCAGCCCATCCTGCTAGAACATCCATGTTTTCACTGTAAGAAACTCTGCCATTCCCTTGATTTATTCTTTTGCGATGGATCCAATTTGTAGTATTGAACATTAAGCCGGAGATCCTTATGTTGAAATCAGGGAGAACTGTAAATAATAATAGAAAAATGTTTTAGTCTGATAGCTATTCAAGCCTAATTGGGAATACTAATATTGCGATTAGCTTGTGATCGCTAGATGCAAATGTTTACTGgtgcttttattttcttttgtaacCATAAATTGCACAAGGATGGTCTACTCTGATGTGCTTCTCATATCCATCAATGTCATGTAGTCTTTTGAAAATTTTAAGATGCTTTCCAGGTTAAATAAAATCCTCTGGCCTAAGTTTCATAAAATTTCCTGTGTCATTAAATTGCTATAAGTTTTTGGAAGCAATTGTATTTACACTATCACTTGTGGGATCATCTTTTGCATGTGTTTTTTCACGCATTGCTTCACTATAGCCATTAAAATTAGTTTGCCCCCAAATGATCCTTTGCTTAGTATGATAACCACTGGTGTTTCATTATGCCAATTGGAAAATTGCTGTTTATATTTAGATGCTGAAGCTTGATTCCTCTATAACAGTTTGCCCATATATTTTTATGACCTTTGGTTTTCCACCTATTTATTCAGGGTTCTCTGAAGTAGCAAAATTTCTGCTTTCTAGAGGAGTTAATGTTGATGCAGAATCAGAAATGGGGACACCACTGGCTCTTGCTGCTTTCAGAGGATATGATAGCACTGTCAAGGTCCTTTTGGAGCACAATGCTGATGTACGATTGCTTTCATTTCTCTGTTGGCTTTCAGCATGAATCTGTTCTCCTTTGCCCCTAAGCCGTGGCCTTCGTTATTTTCTTCCCACTTGTACACAGCATCTCACAGTTAATGTGTGAGCTAACCCAGGCGTGGGAGAAGGGGCCCACACAACAGAAACTCTGATAAAGCAATAGGACAAGCATATAAAATACACTTTACAGAATAAGCTTCAGCACATTTTTTCCTTCAgaattcttctttcttttggACTGTCATTACTTTGCATGACAATTGATATTCTTTGTTTTTTCCAGCCCAACAAGGTTACAAACAAGGCACTTGGTGCACCTTTAGACTTGGCATTAACCAGCTCTTCTGTGTCCTGTGTGAAGCTGTTGGTTCAGGTATAGCTCTCCCTGCTTTATATGGCCGTAGGTTTCTCTAAAGTGGTGGGTGTAGTTTACCTCTGTATAAAAGCATCAATTATAAGGAGAAACCATATGTTTGTTTATGCTGTACACTTGAATTTAATAGGCTGGAGCTGAAGTGAAAGTTGAGGGGCCAAATAATCATTTGGTAAGAGCTGCTGAGAAAGGCTTAACTGAAGCTATTAAATGCATGTTGGAAGCTGGTGCAAACCCAAATGTTCCTGACAGGGTAAGCCTTCTCCTTTGTCACACCGGTGATATCTGCTTCAGTAGTAAACGGTTTGATACTAATTTATGAACAAATGCCACAGTATGTTCATGCATAAGTTTTTTACTGTTtcctttttatttccttttgccatgtttttattaatttggttAGGTATGCCTAGATATTTGTCTCATACTAGCACCACCTTGGTCTGTTCTAAAGGAAATGGATTAATAAGTTTGCTGTTTACATGATTGTCCAGGAGAGGTACCATTTCATTAAAATGGAACTAGGCTACTCTTTCATTAATCTATATTATCACTATGAAGAGCATATATCCTGAACATCAAGAAGAGCTTTTTGCTACttgttttatttcaaattttcaatatTTCTATTTCATTCTTCATTTGTTGGACAGCTCGGGAGAATGCCAATAGAGCTGGCTGCTGAGTATGGCACACGGGAAGATGTTGAGATTCTCTTTCCTTTCAGCTCTGCTATTCCAACTGTGGCAAATTGGAGTGTTGATGgaataattaatcatgtacaGTCAGAAATCAAGCAACTAGAGGTATGTACCAATTTTCTTGTGCATCTTGCAACAATCCTGGTCTTCTGTGCAATGTCGGCAGCCACTCAGTGTAAACCAATATGTTTTATGGATTAACACTATTACTTTAAAAGCAAGATTCCTGAAGCATTGCACATTTCTCTGTGCAACTTGCAAGTGAGTACCAGGAATCTGAAACAATGCATTGATTGGATCTGTTTTTTTAGCCCTTTCACTTCACCTTAACTTCTTGTTGTAATATGTTTCTTCACTGCTAGCATCAGATCTTTGAATATATGTctaattttagatattatttaCTCAGGACGATAATTTTATCAAAAAGAGAAGGTCTGACATGAAACAACAAGGGGATGCTGCATTTAAGAAGCAGGATTATCTAAATGCATCAGTGTTCTACACTCAGGTACATTCTTCGGAACCATTCCCATGGTACATCATTGGACCATATTCCTCATTGTATATGCCGTTACTTGTGTATCTTCATCTGGCGGACACAATATGTTATTGCTACTGTGTTTCTGACTCCAGAAGAcacagggaaaaaaaactctatTGGAAGATTCTTTTATGATATTTGGGATTTAACTGAAGATTGGAGGTGTTTACACTACACAATAAGAAACTAGTATTGAATTAAAACCCACCTATCGATTTGCCCAAACAGGCCTTACATGGTTCACcttgtttctttttctccatGAAGTTGATCTTGTTGTTCATTTACTTTTCCAGTGCACAAAATTTGGTTGGTTATCTCATTATACTATCACACATCTCCTTGCATATTAGAGCATAAGCTGAACAGTGTGGACTGGAAACTTTTGTAGCCTGAAGCTAGCAGTAGCagcacccaccaccaccaccacacacaCGCATGCTCTACACACAAAGCAGTCCACTGATATCTGTCTTCCATTAATCCCTTTAGTTTAATTGGGAGGAGTTGGTGGGAATTGCCCTTTTACCGAGAACTTCAATTTTACCTGGTTAGGGTGTTGGTCCAAGTCGATCAGTGCTGAGAACTGGTATAGCAATAACAGCAATAAATCTGGCACTGTTTGGTTCTTTGCAGGCACTGAAGGTTGATCCGTTTGATGGCACGTTGTTCTCAAACAGGAGTCTTTGCTGGCTCCGCATGGGTGATGGAGAAAGGGCTTTGGATGATGCCAATGCATGCGAAAAGCTACGGCCAAAGTGGGCAAAGTCCTACTATCGGCAAGGAGCAGCTCTAATGTTTCTGAAGGTGAACTAGACAAGATATGCGTTTTGACAATTCACTTGTTCCTTGTATATCTTCTACTCCTGTTTGATTTGGCTTTGCACTTGTGTTCCTTAGGAGTATGAGAGGGCTCATAGGGCACTTGGTCGAGCTTTAGAGTTGGACCCTGAAAGTGAAGAGATCGAGAATTTGTATTGGTAAGATATCTTTTTCTATCAACAAAATCTGGCTGTTGTTTTGTTCCATGTTGTAATTGGTTGCTGATCCTTACAGGGAGTCGATGGAACTGTGCGGTTGATCCCTGAAATGCCAGCTACAGATAGAAGAAGCACACGCAGAACTGGAAGCTCCTTTTGTGTTATGAAAGATGGAACGACGCAAACGCTCAGTGATTTGCTGCTTTTTGTGTACATATACTTAGGCTGTCAAAACAGAAACAAATGTCTGGTCTTTTATGTCGTGTTTCGTCGTGACATCTTCCTGGAGTGGCTGTTAGACTAAACTAGCATTATCACATTCTATCTGTTGCTAGTATGGGCAGAGGATGATCAACTGTCTAAGCAAGCTGGAATGATATGAATTCTCTGAAATGTTATGCATAATATAATTGTGATAACAGCATTTGCATGGCTGCTAAACCCTAACTAGAAGGAAGCAGGTgttgccatcctcaacatgaggGGCCTGAGAAACAAGGCAACTGACATGAACATGAACTCAAGTTTATTTTCACCCAGCTGAGCTGTAGTGCTCCACAACAAAAACAACAGAACTTAACGCAAATCTGCATAACTTGCTGGACACAGCAAGTTTTCAGCTCCACTTACACGTGTAAAAGAATGACAGAAAAGCTCTAATAGTAGTGTGAGAGTGTATAATTGGACAGCCCTAAGTAACCATTACTTTACAATATGGTGCTCAAATCACAAGCTTttacacgtatatatatatagtaatgaTGGATTTTATCTTTACATATGATTCTTTACCCTATCACCCCCACCATCTAACCTTATATTACATTTCCTGCTATACCTCCTCTTCTGTATTAAATGGCAACTACAAAGCTACAAATCCCATGCCCTTTCAGGCATGTTATTCTCCCACTAGGTGTTACAAATGCTGCCCCCCAATTCTCTCTCTTAATGTCCATGGTCCTGATTGTTTCTCTGCTGTCTTCAGGCCACAAAATCATGCAGAAGAGGTGAATGCTCAAACCGTTGCCGTTGATCCATCTGATTCATCGAATCATAGTCCGAAGATGCGACGGTGACACCAAGAGGAGCAGTAGCATTGTAGATGTCATCCTCATTAACACCAGGGAAACCTGGCTGAGCATTAGGAACGAGGTTGCTGCTGGAGTGCTGCAAGCCCAGTGTCAGCGACACATTGCCATTGCCGTATCTCCCAAGCTCTGCCAAGTGATAGGCCATGAACCGGGCGTTCTCGTCTGAGTGCTGCGCGACAGTGTTGTGGAGAAGGAGGCCGCCATCCACTTCGTTCGATCGCTGGTCCTTCAGCATCAGGTTCATGAAACTGTCATCAGGATTGGGCTCATTCTGGAAGCCAACAGGCGCTCCGCCAACATTCATTGCTCCAATGCTGGTTCTCGACTCGCTCAATTGGCTTGTTTCGCAAATCCGTGCCCTGGAGTTTTTGAGATCCTCCTTGTCTTCTGAAGATGCCATTTTATCCTTACTTCTTGGTGCATTGTCAGAGGAAGAGTTGGAGTCTTGCTCTAAATCACCAATCTCTTCTTTGTACATGTCTTCAATCATTGGTTTCCAAAGGCGGACACGGGCATTTATGAACCAATTCGAAATCTGGAGAACAGGAGAAGCATGAAGCAGTCAACATGTTGAACTCTTGAAGAAACACAAAATGCTTCTAGGATAAGAAGTTAAAACATCAAATGTGGATCAATGGTCCAGTGCACAAAAAAGATAAACAATATTTACCTGACTCCTAGTCAGGCCAGTCTGCCTAGCAAGCATTAACTTCTCGGAATCTTTTGGGTACCTGCAAAATTGTTGTGGAGGATgataagagaaaagaaaagagggaatgCTGGAAAGAACAGCATAAAGGATGAAACTTACGGATGGAGGAAGTGTTCAAACAGCCAAGCGCGAAGAATTGTAACAGAGTTTTCAGGCAGTCCCCTCTGTGGTCTCCAGGCGTTTTGTGGAATCATACCGTACTGTTGGAAAGCACGTTGTTGCCTTAGCTGCTGATCAATGTACCGGAGGCGGGTTAATTTTCCCTCCTTGCCAGATGAGTTCTCTTCCTCGCCAAGCTTTTTCCTGATAACATTGATCTGATCATTGATAGCATCCTTCAGGCACCGAAAGTGCCGTGAGATTGTCTGAAGAGCAACTGCTGTGTAAGGCTTCGCAGATCCTGGTCCAGCTACCACATCAAACGATGAAACCACGGTTTGCATTTGGTGGTAATAATGCTTGTATTTCCGGTCCAcctgaaatatatatttttttgagttAAAATGATTTGCCAATCAATTAACTAAGATTACTGTGCTATAAGTAAACTGTATATCTACTCTTGTATACATATACCAAGGATCAGTCCTATAAAACTATTGATACTGTAATCTCAACTCAAAGAAATTGGGGTTGCACTTCTGtttaaaaagaaagagaagtaCAAAACAATAGACTCCTAGAGTACTCACCTCATCCAACATTGCCATCAGTTTTGCCATTTTGTTCTGAAGCTCTTGCTTCTCAGCAGTGGAAAGCTCAGGTGCTGCATTAGCGCCAGATTCTTGTGGATTAGAAGATACACCCTCACTTTTTGGCCCTCCATCAGTCTCTTTGCCATCTGCTTTTCCTGATTCAACCTTCTCTTTCTGAGCCTTTTGTTTTATGCTCTTCCAAACACTCACGACCTCATCAAGCAGTTCTTGTGCTGCCTTGAGATACCTTGAGTTCCGGATTGCGCGTGAAGCTTCGGACTGCAAATTCTTCATCCGCATGTCTTCCCCTCTAAGGTTGTCATGGTAAGACTGCGGCGTTAACATGTCTGGCTTTATAGACCAGTACGGTAAGGAAGGCGCCATGATTTGTGTGTTCAAGCTCAGAGATAGCCCTTGGCTTTGCATTGATGGAACACTTGATGAGTTGTGATTATTCAGAACACCAAACTCAAGCTGTGAACCAGTGTGGGCATCATCATGGATGAGCTCAGAGCCACTACCTTGTGCTCCATCCATCATATGCATCAACATCtcatttttcatatctttgacATGGCTGAAAGAGCGTTGACCCTGGTGCGAAGAAAGCATGTCGGACTCCCTTGAAGAGGGGTCTTGTGACATTGCTGACGCATGCCCAGGGCCAGGCATCTCCATGCAATTCTGCTGAGGCTGCAGAATGCCGCTGAACTCCGTATAAGGTCCAGAAGATGGATTGTTCAGATAGAGCAAGTTCCCTAGAGCTGATGACATAGGATAGGATGCACTGCCTGGGTCTCTTGAGTACATGGTCTGCGAGTCTCTTTCGCTACCAGGGCTTGAATAGTAAGTAGCCATCTCGCAATTATAACTACTTATTGCTCGAGATTACTGCAAaagcatatatgtatatgaagAACCAGCTTTGACGTTGACTTGATTGATGATTCCAGCAGGACATCAATATTTTGTTATCCAGACTAAACTTGATCCCGTTCAACTTCCCTGCAATTGAGTACATGAAATGGACTGATAAGACACCCCCAAGGAAGTTCAAATATTGAATAAGGAGTTCTCTCCTCTGAGATTGTAAAATAACAGCACACCAATGCCAACAAAAATAACTGCAGGCAAGTGCTTGTAAAGCAGTTCAATGGAAAACTTCAAAACACTTTGCACAAACAAAGACAAGAAAGTTTAATTGAGCAAACTGTTAATATAGATACAGCAGAAGCACACAAAGAATGCCAGT
This genomic window from Oryza sativa Japonica Group chromosome 12, ASM3414082v1 contains:
- the LOC4352889 gene encoding uncharacterized protein, which encodes MDDLDMALPQAFELLLGRDRDAWPRGAAFLVAAHYGDVREMKRIAKELDEDGKGIEATVANTSFLGMNALHALGWLGKVPAYRYLVEEVKMDVNKADTAQGFTPLEHAVYHGRLPATRYLLDHGADVHQIRSTGNVSLLHSAAVKGFSEVAKFLLSRGVNVDAESEMGTPLALAAFRGYDSTVKVLLEHNADPNKVTNKALGAPLDLALTSSSVSCVKLLVQAGAEVKVEGPNNHLVRAAEKGLTEAIKCMLEAGANPNVPDRLGRMPIELAAEYGTREDVEILFPFSSAIPTVANWSVDGIINHVQSEIKQLEDDNFIKKRRSDMKQQGDAAFKKQDYLNASVFYTQALKVDPFDGTLFSNRSLCWLRMGDGERALDDANACEKLRPKWAKSYYRQGAALMFLKEYERAHRALGRALELDPESEEIENLYWESMELCG
- the LOC4352890 gene encoding BEL1-like homeodomain protein 7 codes for the protein MATYYSSPGSERDSQTMYSRDPGSASYPMSSALGNLLYLNNPSSGPYTEFSGILQPQQNCMEMPGPGHASAMSQDPSSRESDMLSSHQGQRSFSHVKDMKNEMLMHMMDGAQGSGSELIHDDAHTGSQLEFGVLNNHNSSSVPSMQSQGLSLSLNTQIMAPSLPYWSIKPDMLTPQSYHDNLRGEDMRMKNLQSEASRAIRNSRYLKAAQELLDEVVSVWKSIKQKAQKEKVESGKADGKETDGGPKSEGVSSNPQESGANAAPELSTAEKQELQNKMAKLMAMLDEVDRKYKHYYHQMQTVVSSFDVVAGPGSAKPYTAVALQTISRHFRCLKDAINDQINVIRKKLGEEENSSGKEGKLTRLRYIDQQLRQQRAFQQYGMIPQNAWRPQRGLPENSVTILRAWLFEHFLHPYPKDSEKLMLARQTGLTRSQISNWFINARVRLWKPMIEDMYKEEIGDLEQDSNSSSDNAPRSKDKMASSEDKEDLKNSRARICETSQLSESRTSIGAMNVGGAPVGFQNEPNPDDSFMNLMLKDQRSNEVDGGLLLHNTVAQHSDENARFMAYHLAELGRYGNGNVSLTLGLQHSSSNLVPNAQPGFPGVNEDDIYNATAPLGVTVASSDYDSMNQMDQRQRFEHSPLLHDFVA